The nucleotide sequence AGTTGGCCGGCAATGGTGGGCGCGGTGGGCGCGATTTCTTGGATCAACCGATAGAGCGTGGCATCGTCTAAGTCGAGTGCCGCTTCGTAGACGGCCTCGCGCCAAACGCCAGGAAAATCGGCTAAGTCTTGGGGGCGCAGGGGCGACGGCAAGGATGGCGAGTCCGTAGGAGCAGTTTCCTGATATTGATACCGCAGATCGAGCGTCTGGGCAATTTTTGCCAAGAGGATGTTAGGGTCAAACGGTTTGGCGAGATAGTCAGTGCAACCCGCGGCGAGGCACTGGTCACGATCGCTCTCAAAGGCATAGGCAGTGAGGGCAATGATCGGCGTCGGCGATCGCTGCTGTCGGGCTTCGGCTTGGCGAATTTGGCGCGTAGCGGCTAAACCATTCAGATGCGGCATTTGCACATCCATCAAAATTAGATCGGGATGCCAGGTCTGCCACTGCTGCACCGCCGCCTGGCCATGCTCAACCACACAGACGATAAAGCCAAGGTCGGTGAGCAATCGCTGTAACAAGTGACGATTAGCAAAGGTATCTTCGGCAATCAGCAGCCGATAAGAGGGTTGATCTGGTGCGATCGCGACAATTTTGGGAGCCTGGGACTGAGGAGGCAGCATGAGCGTCGTCGAGGGATGCACCATAACATGACAGGTAAAGGTCGAGCCGGTGTTGCTGCTGCGTAGAGTAATGTCGCCGCCCAACAACCGGGCAAACTGACGGCTAATAGAGAGACCCAGGCCGGTGCCTTGGGAGTCGCGACCCTGCTGAGTTTGGCGAAACGCCTCAAAAATTGCTTGTTGGTCGGCAGGGGCAATGCCGCAGCCTGTATCAGTCACCGCTAAGGCCAGGGCTAGGGGCACGGGGCCAGGGGGCTGAGCCAGATCAGGCTCTAAAGCCCCGGTAACACGAAGCCGAATCTGTCCCTGATCCGTAAATTTCACCGCGTTGCTAAGTAGGTTAATAAGAATCTGCCGCAGTTTTGCCTGGTCGGTGCAAATGTATTGAGGAACATCGATGGGTACATCCAGCGTGAGTTGGATACCTTTTTCTGCCGCTTTGAGGGCAAACATTTGGTGCAGAGACTGCAACAAATCAGTCAGCGAGAAGCAGCTATGGTTGAGTTCCAGTTGACCCGCCTCAATCTTCGACATTTCCAACACGTCGTTGATTAGGGTGAGTAGGTGCTCACCACTCTGACCAATGATGTCTAAAGAATCGCGGAGTTCATGGGAGACCGAGTCATCTCGCAGCATGAGTTGGGTAAAGCCCAGAATGGCATTCAGCGGCGTGCGGAGTTCGTGGCTCATTTTGGCGAGAAACTGACTTTTGGCCTGGTTGGCGATCGCGGCCCGCTCGGCCTCAGCGGCAAGAGCTGCTTGCGAAAATTCCAGCACCGCGAGCAGTAGCGTGTTGCGCATCTCTTGGGCAGCAGCGAGTTCAGCCGCTTGCCAGGGGAGGGCTTGTCCCCTGACCGTCTCTTGCCAGCGTTGAAAAGAGTGACGCGGGCATAGACTCAGTTGCTCCAGGTCGGGATCGAGTTGCAGAGCGGATTGGGGGTTAC is from Leptolyngbya iicbica LK and encodes:
- a CDS encoding response regulator, whose amino-acid sequence is MRSLVDWLVEQTTEPVFATHQLAQHYAPAQAYQAQASGLLAASICLGNHPQRSYHLLWFRPEVLQTINWAGNPQSALQLDPDLEQLSLCPRHSFQRWQETVRGQALPWQAAELAAAQEMRNTLLLAVLEFSQAALAAEAERAAIANQAKSQFLAKMSHELRTPLNAILGFTQLMLRDDSVSHELRDSLDIIGQSGEHLLTLINDVLEMSKIEAGQLELNHSCFSLTDLLQSLHQMFALKAAEKGIQLTLDVPIDVPQYICTDQAKLRQILINLLSNAVKFTDQGQIRLRVTGALEPDLAQPPGPVPLALALAVTDTGCGIAPADQQAIFEAFRQTQQGRDSQGTGLGLSISRQFARLLGGDITLRSSNTGSTFTCHVMVHPSTTLMLPPQSQAPKIVAIAPDQPSYRLLIAEDTFANRHLLQRLLTDLGFIVCVVEHGQAAVQQWQTWHPDLILMDVQMPHLNGLAATRQIRQAEARQQRSPTPIIALTAYAFESDRDQCLAAGCTDYLAKPFDPNILLAKIAQTLDLRYQYQETAPTDSPSLPSPLRPQDLADFPGVWREAVYEAALDLDDATLYRLIQEIAPTAPTIAGQLTQLVDNFQLEALSRLTDSSLKEQP